Proteins from a genomic interval of Papaver somniferum cultivar HN1 chromosome 4, ASM357369v1, whole genome shotgun sequence:
- the LOC113272829 gene encoding uncharacterized protein LOC113272829, with product MRVLFWNINEVARDADQCKLKELIREFKPDIFCLAEPKVHCSVGFGNRLQLERFYPHVIHNATASSIANMWICYLNGIVPSVINRSKQAIIVEVDGVHISFVHASYVQVTRRRLWQQLNSHDTSISWLVMGDFNCILRLDEKKGGLEPRTSPGSHRIISKLDRVVINAACWNMPVHGSLDFIFTYKFKRLKGVIKEWNLTVFGNIHSRLKQDQLRFAYAALCSDEDPNDVSKLNLMKDAMARLSETQLQHNSMLKQKARNQWLVEGSSNTTFFHNSIRIRSSNTISELTDSDGHTILDYDQLRDHVVQFYEDEFNGHESHLDASLFDYDHVGISEEESLVTDRIPTLDEIKQAVFDVGADSAPGPDGFSGCFYRHCWDIINEYLIKAIIFCWNTGQIPNGVNSSLIILLPKRKDGNTGLKLDISQTFDKMSHMVTRGGISPTHLFFVDDIRIFCKGNLKSLNNLVDLLATLPDHYLGVQIMPGIVRYHHISGVVEKIKSQLAGWKGFLLSFHDRLVLVKSVLSSYSIHNMAIYKWPRKFILQCERAIRNFIWSGDSNVSRAVVVAYDKVCCPFEEGVWD from the exons ATGCGGGTTCTCTTTTGGAACATAAATGAAGTTGCTCGTGATGCAGATCAATGTAAACTTAAAGAGTTAATTAGGGAGTTCAAGCCGGATATTTTTTGTCTTGCGGAACCAAAAGTTCATTGCTCGGTTGGTTTTGGTAATAGACTTCAGTTGGAACGTTTTTATCCACATGTTATTCATAATGCGACTGCTTCTAGTATTGCTAATATGTGGATTTGCTACTTAAATGGTATTGTTCCCTCGGTTATAAATAGGAGCAAACAGGCCATAATAGTTGAGGTTGATGGAGTTCATATCtcgtttgttcatgctagttatgttCAGGTTACTAGGCGAAGGCTTTGGCAGCAGCTTAATAGCCATGATACGTCGATCTCGTGGCTTGTCATGGGAGATTTCAATTGTATCCTTCGACTTGATGAGAAAAAGGGTGGTCTTGAGCCTAGGACTTCA CCGGGTTCTCACAGAAtcattagtaagttggatcgtgttGTTATCAATGCTGCTTG TTGGAATATGCCAGTTCATGGTTCTCTTGACTTCATATTTACTTATAAATTCAAGAGGCTAAAGGGGGTGATTAAGGAATGGAATCTTACGGTTTTTGGTAATATTCATTCTAGGTTGAAGCAAGACCAGCTGAGGTTTGCATATGCGGCTCTTTGCTCGGATGAAGATCCTAATGATGTTTCCAAACTTAATCTTATGAAGGATGCTATGGCTAGGCTTAGTGAGACTCAGCTTCAACATAACTCTATGCTTAAGCAAAAGGCAAGAAATCAGTGGCTTGTGGAGGGTTCAAGCAACACTACTTTCTTCCATAATAGTATTCGCATTCGGAGTTCTAATACTATTTCAGAATTAACAGATAGTGATGGCCATACTATTTTAGACTATGATCAGTTGCGTGACCATGTGGTGCAGTTCTATGAGGACGAATTTAATGGCCATGAGTCTCATTTGGATGCTAGTTTATTTGATTATGACCATGTTGGTATCTCAGAGGAAGAAAGTCTTGTTACGGACAGAATTCCTACTCTTGACGAAATTAAACAAGCAGTTTTTGATGTTGGAGCTGATAGTGCTCCAGGGCCGGATGGCTTTTCTGGTTGTTTCTATCGTCATTGTTGGGATATTATTAATGAATATTTGATTAAGGCaattattttttgttggaatactGGTCAGATTCCAAATGGGGTGAATTCAAGTCTTATCATCTTGCTTCCAAAG CGCAAGGATGGCAACACTGGTCTTAAGCTTGATATTTCCCAGACATTTGACAAG ATGTCTCATATGGTAACTAGAGgtggtatttctcctactcatcTCTTTTTTGTTGATGACATTAGGATTTTCTGTAAAGGAAACCTTAAGAGCCTCAACAATCTGGTGGATTTGTTGG CCACTTTACCTGATCATtatttgggagttcaaattatgcCGGGTATTGTTCGATATCATCACATTTCGGGTGTAGTGGAGAAGATCAAATCGCAACTTGCTGGTTGGAAAGGTTTTTTGTTATCCTTCCATGATCGTTTGGTGCTTGTCAAGTCTGTTCTTTCTAGTTACTCTATTCACAATATGGCTATATATAAATGGCCACGTAAATTCATTTTACAGTGTGAAAGAGCAATTAGGAATTTTATTTGGTCGGGAGATTCTAATGTTAGCCGTGCTGTGGTTGTTGCTTATGATAAAGTCTGTTGCCCTTTTGAGGAAGGGGTTTGGGATTAA